From Nonlabens sp. Ci31, the proteins below share one genomic window:
- the mreC gene encoding rod shape-determining protein MreC has product MQQIINFLIKYRNLLLYLFLMVVALSFTIQTHDYHRNTTIHSTGYVTGNLLNTRNGIFDYFDLKNQNNKLSEENALLRMQLLDIADTLLGKESTFVFSDSIPYRIFPARVIKNDFYKSDNYITIDIGTDQGISSDMGVISPNGIVGVIDKSSTHFSRVISILNSQVSLNAQIKGTSTIGSLKWSGNDPYMMSLEDVPRLAKVSKGDTIITGKQSTVFPAHILIGSIKDARLIENGSRYKIDVELFNDMTDLDYVNVIKNRDRAALQVIDTLGNNE; this is encoded by the coding sequence ATGCAACAAATAATCAATTTTCTGATCAAGTACAGAAACTTGTTGTTGTATCTGTTTTTAATGGTCGTTGCTCTTAGTTTTACTATTCAGACGCATGATTACCATCGCAATACGACCATACATTCCACAGGATATGTTACTGGAAACTTATTGAACACCAGAAACGGAATTTTTGATTATTTCGATCTGAAGAATCAAAATAATAAGTTGAGTGAAGAAAATGCACTTTTAAGAATGCAACTTCTAGACATAGCCGATACGCTTCTGGGAAAAGAATCCACATTCGTATTTTCAGATAGCATTCCTTACCGTATTTTCCCGGCGAGAGTTATCAAAAACGATTTCTACAAATCAGATAATTACATTACCATAGATATAGGAACTGATCAAGGAATAAGCTCCGATATGGGGGTGATATCTCCTAACGGAATAGTAGGTGTCATAGACAAAAGCAGTACCCATTTCTCTAGAGTCATTTCTATTTTAAACTCACAAGTCTCTTTGAATGCTCAAATAAAGGGAACTTCTACCATAGGGTCTTTAAAGTGGAGCGGTAATGACCCATACATGATGAGCCTAGAAGATGTGCCTAGACTTGCAAAAGTCTCTAAAGGCGACACCATCATAACTGGAAAACAATCCACTGTGTTTCCTGCTCATATTTTAATAGGGAGCATCAAAGACGCGCGACTAATTGAAAACGGTTCTCGATATAAAATTGATGTAGAGTTATTTAATGACATGACCGATTTGGACTATGTAAACGTCATTAAGAATAGAGATAGAGCCGCATTACAAGTCATAGATACCTTAGGAAACAATGAATAG
- the mrdA gene encoding penicillin-binding protein 2 encodes MKKLLLLSIVTLVGITFLGRMVYLQVVLSDELQLEAENNAVKTIYDYPERGFIYDRNGKLMVANQVAYDVMVIPRETGDVDISKLAKLLKIDESRLEKKLETASIWSTKQASVIVPQLTQVEYAPLQEQLRKFPGFYIQRRSLRKYMVDHSASVLGYIREVNQNSIKNDDYYVQGDLAGKSGIELQYEEELRGIKGYKKYTRDHYGRAIESYKGGSSDMAPIAGTDLTVTLDRELQEYAEKLMMNKRGGIVAIQPQTGEILTLVTAPNYDPSLLMGRDRSKNINAILRDTVRLPDVNRVLQGQYAPGSPFKVINALVALQEGVVTPQERFSCNHGYNYGGRKPLGCHSHASPLAMNRGISESCNAYFAQVYRRIIENEKDPAKGMDIWHDHVASFGLGDFLGYDLPVGQPGRIPDGDYYTSRYKYKWYAPATISNAIGQGEIAVTPIQLANMTAAIANRGYFYRPHIIKEMNGIPIENPKYTKRNYTTIDTKHFEPVVEGMNEVYHSGTAKYVQIPGIEICGKTGTVENFTKVNGERKQLTDHSVFIAFAPKDNPQIAVAVFIENGYWGSRYAAKMASLVIEKHLKGDITRTDLEDYLLTHSLEYEYAKKLGKEPFEVNEAIDQGLITVEKERNLRQLLDSLQPNILD; translated from the coding sequence ATGAAAAAATTACTGCTTTTATCCATTGTCACTTTAGTAGGTATCACCTTTCTAGGAAGGATGGTTTACTTACAGGTAGTTCTATCTGACGAATTGCAACTGGAAGCAGAGAACAATGCCGTAAAAACAATCTACGATTATCCAGAGCGCGGTTTTATTTACGACCGTAACGGCAAGTTAATGGTAGCTAATCAAGTTGCTTATGATGTTATGGTCATCCCTAGAGAAACTGGAGATGTAGACATAAGTAAACTCGCTAAATTGCTTAAAATTGACGAATCAAGGCTAGAAAAAAAACTTGAGACGGCTAGCATATGGTCTACTAAGCAAGCCAGTGTCATCGTTCCTCAACTCACTCAAGTAGAGTATGCACCGCTTCAGGAACAGCTTAGAAAATTTCCAGGGTTTTATATTCAAAGACGATCCTTACGCAAGTACATGGTGGATCACAGCGCCAGTGTTTTGGGATATATCAGAGAAGTAAATCAAAACAGTATTAAAAATGACGATTACTACGTTCAGGGCGACCTCGCTGGAAAAAGCGGTATTGAACTTCAATATGAAGAAGAGTTAAGGGGTATAAAAGGCTATAAAAAATACACCAGGGATCATTACGGTCGCGCTATAGAATCCTATAAAGGTGGCTCCAGTGACATGGCTCCTATCGCGGGTACGGACCTTACCGTAACTCTAGATAGAGAATTGCAAGAATACGCAGAAAAGTTAATGATGAACAAACGTGGAGGCATCGTTGCGATCCAACCTCAAACGGGTGAAATCTTGACTTTAGTAACTGCTCCTAATTATGATCCAAGTCTTTTAATGGGACGCGATCGCTCCAAAAACATCAATGCTATTTTGAGAGATACCGTAAGACTTCCAGATGTCAATAGGGTCCTACAAGGTCAGTATGCGCCCGGATCTCCTTTTAAAGTAATCAATGCACTAGTAGCACTGCAAGAAGGTGTTGTGACACCACAAGAACGCTTTAGTTGTAATCATGGGTATAATTACGGCGGTAGAAAGCCTCTGGGTTGTCACTCACACGCTAGTCCGCTGGCGATGAATAGAGGAATTTCAGAGAGCTGCAACGCTTACTTTGCTCAAGTGTACAGGAGAATCATTGAAAATGAAAAAGACCCAGCAAAAGGAATGGATATCTGGCACGATCATGTAGCTAGTTTTGGATTGGGTGATTTCTTAGGCTATGATCTACCAGTAGGACAGCCTGGAAGGATACCTGATGGAGATTATTACACCTCCCGTTATAAATACAAATGGTATGCTCCTGCGACTATTTCTAATGCCATAGGTCAAGGAGAAATTGCTGTAACACCTATACAACTGGCTAATATGACCGCTGCTATAGCTAACAGAGGTTATTTTTACCGACCACACATTATTAAAGAAATGAATGGCATACCCATTGAAAATCCCAAATACACCAAGAGGAATTACACCACTATAGATACTAAACATTTTGAACCTGTTGTAGAAGGAATGAATGAAGTGTATCATTCTGGAACAGCAAAATACGTTCAAATTCCAGGAATTGAGATTTGTGGTAAAACGGGAACTGTAGAGAATTTTACCAAAGTAAATGGAGAGCGCAAGCAACTCACAGACCATTCGGTATTTATTGCATTTGCTCCTAAAGACAACCCACAAATAGCGGTAGCGGTATTTATTGAAAACGGCTACTGGGGTTCCAGGTATGCGGCTAAAATGGCCAGTTTAGTAATTGAAAAACACCTTAAAGGTGATATTACAAGAACCGATCTTGAAGATTACTTGCTTACTCATAGCCTTGAATATGAATACGCAAAGAAATTGGGCAAAGAACCTTTTGAGGTTAATGAAGCCATAGATCAAGGCTTGATTACCGTAGAAAAGGAAAGAAACCTGCGACAACTTTTGGACAGCCTTCAGCCTAATATCCTAGACTAA
- the rodA gene encoding rod shape-determining protein RodA: MGIGDKPKYDIASILIYAALVFIGLLSIYSAAPVIEYTSITDINEVYGKQFLFIGVCALLIIVILSIEVKFYERFAGLIYVISLVSLAGLYLFGKEVNGATSWYPIGPFTFQPSEFAKFATALAVAKFLSQLNVSLKNVRDFMIVAGIIALPALLIIPQPDPGSALIYTAFFFALQREGLSLWYLSLGLIAVVLFLGALVINLWWIILAIVVIITVIYLLSRKRKHKKRLTRPRVHLFVIATVICVAYTFSTSYIFNNLLEERHRNRINIVLGRVQDDAGIGYNINQSMIAIGNGGWAGKPLEEATQTRGGYVPEQHTDFVFSAIGEVSGLLGTSITIILFMLLIYRVIIMAERQRNQFARVYGYGVAGIFFLHFFVNIGMVIGLLPTVGIPLPFMSYGGSGLMGFTILLFIFIKLDAHRMSYDH; encoded by the coding sequence ATGGGAATAGGAGATAAACCCAAGTATGACATTGCCTCAATACTTATCTATGCTGCACTAGTTTTTATTGGATTGCTTAGTATTTATAGCGCTGCTCCAGTTATAGAATATACTTCTATCACCGATATCAATGAAGTCTACGGTAAACAATTCCTTTTTATAGGAGTTTGTGCCTTACTCATCATTGTCATACTATCTATAGAGGTTAAGTTTTACGAACGATTTGCTGGGCTTATTTATGTCATTTCACTGGTCTCGCTTGCTGGTCTCTACCTTTTTGGTAAAGAAGTAAATGGCGCCACATCTTGGTATCCCATAGGACCGTTTACCTTCCAACCTAGTGAATTTGCAAAATTTGCTACCGCTCTTGCCGTTGCAAAATTTTTAAGTCAACTTAATGTCTCCTTAAAAAATGTTAGGGATTTTATGATCGTCGCAGGGATTATTGCCTTACCTGCACTTTTGATCATACCCCAACCAGACCCTGGAAGCGCCTTGATTTACACCGCTTTTTTCTTTGCATTACAAAGAGAAGGATTATCGCTTTGGTATTTGAGTTTAGGGCTTATCGCAGTGGTATTATTCCTAGGTGCTTTAGTCATTAATCTTTGGTGGATCATACTGGCTATTGTGGTTATTATTACTGTTATCTATTTGCTTTCGCGAAAGCGGAAACACAAAAAACGACTTACGAGACCTCGGGTACATCTTTTTGTAATAGCTACAGTAATTTGTGTCGCTTATACGTTTTCTACCAGCTATATCTTTAATAATCTTCTAGAAGAAAGGCACAGAAACCGCATCAATATTGTGTTGGGCAGAGTGCAGGACGACGCGGGAATAGGCTACAACATCAACCAAAGCATGATCGCTATAGGAAATGGTGGTTGGGCAGGAAAACCTCTGGAAGAGGCCACACAAACTAGAGGTGGCTATGTGCCAGAACAGCATACTGATTTTGTTTTTAGCGCCATAGGCGAGGTATCTGGACTTTTAGGGACCAGTATTACCATCATACTTTTCATGCTCTTGATCTATCGAGTCATCATCATGGCCGAGAGACAACGCAATCAATTTGCGAGAGTTTATGGGTACGGAGTCGCCGGAATATTTTTCCTTCACTTTTTTGTGAACATAGGAATGGTTATAGGACTCTTGCCTACCGTAGGAATACCTTTGCCTTTCATGAGTTATGGGGGTAGCGGACTCATGGGATTCACCATTTTACTGTTTATCTTTATCAAACTGGATGCCCATAGAATGAGTTACGATCATTGA
- a CDS encoding RidA family protein has product MKKNVLLLILVSFCLSSCKESPQFHKSHYPEKAEAPFSDAVEANGFLFLSGQIGMDHNTRELVDGGIVPETKQAIENIREVLELHDSDLSQVIKVSVILKDIKDFNAFNKVYVTHFTHQPARTTFAASGLAKDAQIEIEVVAVK; this is encoded by the coding sequence GTGAAAAAAAACGTACTACTGTTGATTTTGGTAAGCTTTTGCCTATCGAGCTGCAAAGAATCTCCTCAATTCCACAAATCTCATTATCCAGAAAAGGCAGAAGCCCCTTTTAGCGATGCAGTGGAAGCAAACGGCTTTTTATTTCTATCTGGTCAGATAGGTATGGATCATAACACACGAGAACTAGTTGATGGTGGTATTGTTCCAGAAACAAAACAAGCTATAGAAAACATAAGAGAGGTACTAGAATTACACGATAGCGACCTTTCTCAAGTAATAAAAGTGAGTGTTATTTTAAAGGATATTAAAGATTTTAATGCTTTTAACAAAGTCTATGTAACGCATTTTACTCATCAGCCTGCTCGTACCACTTTTGCCGCATCTGGGCTTGCAAAAGATGCTCAAATCGAAATAGAAGTAGTTGCTGTTAAATAA
- a CDS encoding O-methyltransferase, translating to MFFLPQNLDDYIVAHSEDEPQILQDLARETHQKVLQPIMLSGPYQGRVLSMISHLKAPQRVLEIGTFTGYSALCIAEGMPANSELITIDINEELEDFAAGYFARFRESGNNNISITQKVGDAIQLVPELEGTFDLIFIDADKPNYVNYFHLIMDKVHAGSLIISDNVLWHGKVVEDLNEKDKSTPVLLEYNKLLKEDARLQTVLLSVRDGLTLSRVL from the coding sequence ATGTTTTTCCTTCCTCAAAACCTTGATGATTACATCGTCGCTCATTCTGAAGACGAACCACAAATCCTTCAAGACCTCGCCAGAGAAACCCATCAAAAGGTATTACAACCTATCATGTTGTCTGGACCCTATCAAGGAAGGGTGTTGAGCATGATCTCCCATTTGAAAGCGCCTCAGCGCGTTCTAGAAATAGGCACTTTTACGGGCTACTCTGCACTCTGCATTGCTGAAGGAATGCCGGCAAATAGCGAACTGATCACGATTGATATCAATGAAGAGCTGGAAGATTTTGCTGCTGGATATTTTGCGCGCTTTCGCGAAAGCGGAAACAATAATATTTCCATAACTCAAAAAGTAGGTGATGCGATACAATTGGTTCCAGAGCTGGAAGGAACTTTTGATCTCATTTTTATAGATGCTGATAAACCTAATTACGTGAACTACTTTCATCTTATTATGGACAAAGTGCACGCTGGAAGTTTGATCATTTCTGACAATGTCTTATGGCATGGTAAAGTGGTGGAAGATCTGAATGAAAAGGACAAATCAACACCTGTACTACTGGAATACAATAAGCTATTAAAAGAAGATGCCCGATTGCAAACAGTACTTTTATCAGTTCGTGACGGACTTACCTTAAGCCGAGTGTTGTAG
- a CDS encoding phosphatase PAP2 family protein: protein MLESLVEIDQDILRWVNGFWIGKFQFFWLFVTRIENWLLLYLFFFYLLFRKFQKPVNYIALLMLPLLVFVTLSLTNLVKNTVERLRPYNDPLLRDSIQVLQEPESFSFWSGHSAVSFAVTTFIILALRTKAMTKWVLLFYLWPVIFALSRVFIGVHYPGDIVVGMLVGFLLGWGCFMLFSKIEKRLQHSA from the coding sequence ATGTTAGAATCTCTTGTAGAAATTGATCAGGATATTTTAAGATGGGTCAATGGATTTTGGATAGGGAAATTTCAATTCTTTTGGCTTTTTGTTACCCGTATAGAAAACTGGTTGCTACTTTATCTATTTTTCTTTTACCTTCTCTTTAGAAAATTTCAAAAACCAGTGAATTACATCGCTTTATTAATGTTGCCGCTGCTTGTTTTTGTTACTTTATCGCTAACCAATCTTGTTAAAAATACTGTGGAACGGTTGCGGCCATATAACGACCCATTATTAAGGGACAGCATCCAAGTCTTACAAGAGCCAGAAAGTTTTAGCTTTTGGTCGGGTCATAGTGCCGTGAGTTTTGCGGTGACTACATTTATAATACTAGCATTAAGAACAAAAGCAATGACAAAGTGGGTCTTGCTTTTCTACCTCTGGCCAGTAATTTTTGCACTTTCCAGAGTGTTTATAGGAGTGCATTACCCAGGAGATATTGTTGTGGGAATGCTGGTAGGTTTTCTTTTGGGCTGGGGATGTTTTATGCTATTTTCTAAAATAGAAAAAAGACTACAACACTCGGCTTAA
- a CDS encoding twin-arginine translocase TatA/TatE family subunit, which translates to MKMILLFISTPELMIVGLVVILVFGSDKLPEIARGIGKAMKTVRNATDDIKNEIAKSADEHGFNKDVKEITKKIEEVKDQIEDSGSIKRKF; encoded by the coding sequence ATGAAAATGATACTTTTATTTATCAGTACTCCAGAGCTTATGATAGTAGGCTTAGTAGTGATATTAGTCTTTGGCTCAGATAAGTTGCCGGAAATTGCTCGTGGTATAGGTAAAGCGATGAAAACAGTGCGAAATGCAACTGATGACATTAAAAATGAAATTGCTAAAAGTGCAGACGAGCACGGATTCAATAAAGACGTCAAAGAAATTACTAAAAAAATAGAAGAAGTGAAAGACCAGATAGAAGACTCGGGGTCTATTAAACGCAAGTTCTAA
- a CDS encoding M1 family metallopeptidase, with protein sequence MKAIKLLFISMMLVSYGSFAQEEVQKEEPKAEEHANINKFRQLYQEFSTPNQYRSASGAPGPKYYQQRADYEMDIRLDDENHHIYGYETITYTNNSPDVLDYLWVQLDQNMRAKDSKTPLIEGGGVQPYMQPAGFAGAYLQEPFDGGFNIKKVLDKNGNSLKYMINQTMMRVELPEKLKSGKDFEFDIEWDYNINNHVEGRGRSGYEQFPDGHRAYVIAQFYPRMAVYNDVEGWQNSQFYGRDEFALPFGTFEVNITVPEDHWLDGTGKLTNRKDVYSKTEIARYEQAQKSFENPVVIRTQKEAEKLAMMPGAKAMKTWKLKADYVRDFGWTSSRRYVADAMAVKIGGKDIMAVSIYPPEGNPLWEQWSTKAVAQTLKSYSRMTFDYPYHKAISVHAKNQGMEYPMICWNYGRPDTDGNYSDRVKFGMISVIIHEVGHNYFPMIVNSDERQWTWMDEGLNTFVQYVAEQDMGENYPASIEGLDAYPSRRGPAANIVPYMAGDQRYIAPIMSKGLNTYQFGSNAYGKPGTALNILRETVMGRDLFDYAFRTYSQRWMFKHPTPEDFFRTMEDASAVDLDWFWRGWFYTTQFNDMGIKSVEKYFVSNEKNQAMKDLMKARNIDDSNIPALVYMVKEGSADYNDDLKGKEPAEVVGELKTYMMDNFTATERAAMKSPKFFYEIKVEKPGGLVMPIIIEYTYADGTTETVTHPAEIWRLNDKEVGLSKASTKEITKIVIDPKLETADVDTSNNTWPTAAEVSKFDQMKK encoded by the coding sequence ATGAAAGCTATTAAACTATTGTTTATCAGTATGATGCTGGTTTCTTATGGTTCTTTTGCACAAGAAGAAGTTCAGAAAGAAGAGCCTAAGGCTGAAGAACATGCTAACATCAACAAATTCCGTCAGTTGTATCAGGAATTTTCTACACCTAACCAGTACCGCAGTGCCAGTGGTGCTCCTGGTCCTAAGTACTACCAGCAACGCGCTGATTATGAGATGGACATAAGATTGGATGACGAAAATCACCATATTTATGGTTATGAAACGATCACTTATACCAATAACTCTCCAGATGTATTGGATTATTTATGGGTACAGTTAGATCAAAATATGCGTGCTAAGGATTCTAAAACTCCTCTTATTGAAGGTGGTGGTGTACAGCCTTACATGCAACCAGCTGGTTTTGCAGGTGCTTATTTACAAGAGCCATTTGACGGCGGTTTCAATATCAAAAAAGTACTTGATAAAAACGGTAATTCTCTAAAATACATGATCAATCAAACGATGATGCGTGTGGAACTTCCAGAAAAACTGAAGTCTGGAAAGGATTTTGAATTTGATATCGAGTGGGATTACAATATTAATAACCACGTAGAAGGTCGTGGTCGTAGTGGTTACGAGCAGTTTCCTGATGGACACAGAGCTTATGTAATCGCGCAGTTTTATCCAAGAATGGCCGTTTATAATGACGTAGAAGGATGGCAAAACAGCCAATTCTACGGGCGTGATGAATTTGCATTGCCATTCGGTACTTTTGAAGTGAATATTACGGTGCCAGAAGATCACTGGTTAGACGGTACTGGTAAATTGACCAATCGTAAGGATGTATATTCTAAAACAGAAATAGCTCGTTATGAGCAAGCACAAAAATCTTTTGAGAATCCAGTAGTGATTAGAACTCAAAAAGAGGCTGAAAAGCTTGCCATGATGCCAGGGGCTAAAGCGATGAAGACTTGGAAATTAAAAGCAGATTATGTTCGTGATTTTGGATGGACATCATCCCGTCGTTACGTAGCAGATGCTATGGCAGTAAAAATAGGAGGAAAGGATATCATGGCAGTGTCTATATATCCGCCAGAAGGTAATCCTTTATGGGAACAATGGTCTACAAAGGCTGTCGCTCAAACATTAAAGTCTTATTCAAGAATGACTTTTGATTATCCATATCACAAAGCCATTTCGGTACACGCAAAGAATCAAGGGATGGAATATCCTATGATATGTTGGAACTATGGTCGTCCTGATACGGATGGAAATTATTCTGATCGTGTAAAATTTGGTATGATTTCGGTAATTATCCATGAAGTAGGTCACAACTACTTTCCGATGATTGTAAATTCTGATGAGCGCCAGTGGACATGGATGGATGAAGGTTTAAACACTTTTGTGCAGTATGTTGCAGAGCAAGATATGGGAGAAAATTACCCAGCTTCTATAGAAGGATTAGATGCCTATCCATCTAGACGTGGGCCAGCAGCTAATATTGTCCCTTATATGGCCGGAGATCAAAGATATATTGCTCCTATTATGAGTAAAGGTCTCAACACCTACCAGTTCGGTTCTAACGCTTATGGTAAGCCAGGTACGGCTCTTAATATCTTAAGAGAAACTGTAATGGGACGTGACTTATTTGATTATGCATTCCGTACGTATTCTCAAAGATGGATGTTTAAACACCCAACACCAGAAGATTTCTTCCGTACCATGGAAGACGCTAGTGCTGTAGATTTAGACTGGTTCTGGAGAGGATGGTTTTATACCACTCAGTTTAATGATATGGGGATCAAATCTGTAGAAAAGTATTTTGTTTCTAATGAGAAAAATCAAGCTATGAAAGACTTGATGAAAGCAAGAAATATAGATGATAGTAATATACCTGCTTTAGTTTATATGGTTAAAGAAGGAAGTGCTGACTATAATGATGATCTTAAAGGGAAAGAACCTGCTGAAGTAGTAGGAGAGTTAAAAACCTATATGATGGATAACTTTACAGCGACAGAAAGAGCCGCTATGAAATCTCCTAAATTCTTCTATGAAATAAAAGTAGAGAAGCCAGGTGGATTAGTAATGCCTATCATTATAGAGTATACTTATGCTGACGGTACAACTGAAACGGTTACGCACCCAGCAGAAATCTGGAGGTTAAACGATAAAGAAGTAGGATTAAGCAAAGCAAGTACTAAGGAAATTACTAAAATAGTAATTGACCCTAAACTAGAAACTGCAGATGTGGATACTTCTAACAACACATGGCCAACTGCTGCTGAGGTAAGCAAGTTTGACCAAATGAAGAAGTAG
- a CDS encoding DUF6702 family protein: protein MLKKLKCLPLVVMAAILLVSFSNMEDTKVSSNIDKDVEPLPFSFDEIRTTGKSENNNLHKYYISVSNATYSKSAKSMQMVTRFFIDDMEDVLNSRIENPIVLGDKSTIEEVYPLLKSYIAKKLEVQINGVNSIPSFIGAEYESDQIVLYIELPSPKMPKVITMRFNAFIELFEEQKNLVHMKINGVRRSLLMDKNKLTDTVKF, encoded by the coding sequence ATGCTCAAAAAATTAAAGTGCTTGCCTCTAGTAGTTATGGCTGCTATCCTACTGGTATCTTTCTCTAATATGGAGGATACTAAGGTTTCTAGTAATATCGATAAAGATGTTGAGCCGTTACCCTTTTCCTTCGACGAAATCCGGACGACCGGAAAAAGCGAGAATAATAACCTACATAAATACTATATATCGGTCTCTAACGCCACGTATAGTAAAAGTGCCAAAAGCATGCAGATGGTGACCAGGTTTTTTATAGATGATATGGAGGACGTTCTCAATTCTAGAATTGAGAACCCTATCGTATTAGGCGATAAGTCTACCATTGAAGAGGTATACCCATTGTTAAAGAGTTATATAGCTAAAAAATTAGAAGTGCAAATCAATGGGGTGAATTCTATTCCTAGTTTTATAGGTGCAGAATATGAGTCAGATCAAATAGTACTCTATATAGAACTGCCTTCTCCAAAGATGCCAAAAGTAATAACGATGCGATTCAATGCATTTATAGAGCTGTTTGAAGAGCAGAAGAATTTGGTTCATATGAAGATCAATGGCGTGCGCCGTAGCCTGCTTATGGATAAAAACAAATTAACAGATACTGTAAAGTTTTAG
- a CDS encoding carboxypeptidase-like regulatory domain-containing protein — protein MKKMLLFLLFVGGLASAQKERVQIQGVINSITNKPLEGVTVFNSGSLEGTVTNKQGGFFIHARETDKLSFKAVQLESFSLTITKKIMDDKKVLISLNEGVNQLDEVMLVDGLMRIKVKKTPYVDPKIDEVSDFNLKTRAVDRMENTMSDRIKQPEEYAVRNEAFNQSQPRFNMSNIFGALAMMALGGVFQAVETGIDPGPKQPTQEEFNVYTLKNKYSTEYLLEYLKIPEEHLYEFMYFAQDNGLNSTMFEPERELDLLQFLSNQVTLFKAKKNYPKETEGLSPSTKEKKQ, from the coding sequence ATGAAAAAGATGTTACTGTTTTTATTGTTTGTCGGTGGATTGGCCAGTGCTCAAAAGGAGCGCGTACAAATACAAGGTGTTATCAACAGCATAACCAATAAACCACTGGAAGGTGTCACTGTTTTTAATTCAGGTTCTTTAGAAGGTACAGTTACTAATAAACAAGGTGGTTTTTTTATTCATGCTCGAGAGACTGATAAACTTTCTTTTAAAGCGGTACAATTAGAATCCTTTTCTTTAACAATTACTAAGAAAATAATGGACGATAAAAAGGTGCTTATTTCTCTTAATGAAGGGGTGAACCAGCTCGATGAAGTGATGTTAGTTGATGGTCTTATGCGTATTAAAGTTAAAAAAACACCCTATGTGGATCCTAAGATTGACGAAGTAAGCGATTTTAATTTGAAAACAAGAGCTGTAGACCGTATGGAAAATACGATGTCTGACCGCATCAAACAGCCAGAAGAATATGCTGTAAGGAATGAGGCTTTTAATCAAAGCCAGCCACGTTTTAACATGAGTAATATATTTGGAGCACTTGCTATGATGGCTTTAGGAGGTGTTTTTCAAGCAGTTGAAACGGGAATAGACCCGGGTCCTAAGCAACCCACGCAAGAAGAATTTAATGTTTATACATTAAAGAACAAGTACAGCACAGAATACTTGCTGGAATATTTAAAAATACCTGAAGAACACCTTTATGAGTTCATGTATTTTGCTCAAGACAACGGCCTTAATTCAACTATGTTTGAGCCAGAAAGAGAGCTTGATCTACTTCAATTCCTTTCAAATCAAGTAACTTTGTTCAAAGCAAAGAAAAATTACCCCAAAGAAACAGAAGGCCTCTCTCCTTCTACTAAAGAAAAAAAGCAATGA
- the pepE gene encoding dipeptidase PepE — translation MKNMIIASTSTIHGTAYLSYLLPTLLEDFDKNNIQQLLFIPYARPGGISHQEYTERVRTAFQKTPITVKGIHEFENPQEALESAEAIFTGGGNTFVLVKMLHDLDLMSLLRKKIYAGTSYIGTSAGSNICGLNMRNTNDMPIVMPSSFKTTGAIGYNINAHYLDPDPNSTHMGETREQRIKEFHCYNDLAVVGLREGSYIRVQGKEEILCGTASARIFTKGNDAIEVSPGYDFAPLYKIH, via the coding sequence ATGAAAAACATGATCATTGCCAGCACATCTACTATTCATGGCACCGCATACCTTTCCTATTTACTCCCCACTCTATTAGAAGACTTTGATAAAAATAATATACAACAACTTCTATTCATTCCTTACGCGCGTCCAGGCGGTATTTCTCATCAGGAATATACAGAAAGAGTTAGAACTGCTTTTCAAAAGACCCCTATCACAGTAAAAGGAATACACGAATTTGAAAATCCGCAGGAGGCCTTAGAAAGTGCCGAAGCTATTTTCACTGGAGGCGGCAACACATTTGTATTGGTGAAAATGCTTCACGACTTAGATCTCATGTCCTTGCTGCGTAAAAAAATATATGCAGGAACCTCTTATATAGGAACTAGTGCTGGAAGTAATATTTGCGGTCTTAACATGAGGAACACCAATGACATGCCTATTGTCATGCCGTCAAGTTTCAAAACCACAGGAGCCATAGGTTATAATATCAATGCACATTACCTTGACCCAGACCCTAACTCCACCCATATGGGAGAAACTAGAGAGCAACGTATCAAAGAATTTCACTGTTATAATGATTTGGCTGTAGTAGGATTGCGTGAAGGAAGTTATATCAGAGTACAAGGCAAAGAAGAAATTTTATGTGGTACAGCGTCCGCTAGAATTTTCACAAAAGGCAACGACGCCATAGAAGTGAGCCCTGGATACGATTTTGCTCCACTTTATAAAATTCACTAA